The DNA segment CATTTTTTaacctaattctgcacgcaacctgggacattgaagcacgccaactgctaggccagacgtaagagtctaacaaaatcagagaaatctttaattttaagtGTTTGCTGCCTCCTTAGTGGTTTTGTTGTACATTGAAATTTTGGCATaccatttattgttttatttgcgaAACAAAACTCACTGTCATTAAGTTACTTTGAAAAGTTGACTAAtataaatgattgattgatgataatatttgttttcattttacgtTACGactattttcatgattagtgTATGTACATTTTAGGTTATATGAGATATGATtaggttttttaaattgttttactgtaataTGGAATCACCTGCGGAAGACCTTAGTGGCAGTGAAAATGACAGATTCATTAGTGAAGCATTGCcaaatattcattttataCATAAAAGCAAGTTACTGTCCACCGTTGCAAGTCTTGGTGTGGAAAGTTTAGCTGATCTTTCTTTTCTAAAAGAGGAAAACTTAAGCATACTTCAGCCAATCAAACGGCGCAAGCTATTGATCTACATTCATAGTAATGCGCATCTACGAAAAGTAATCAATGAAAATAAGCTTGACATTTACAAATTGAAAGAAGAGTGGCCTATACTTTTCGGAAAAGTTGGGATGATGGTACATTACAAGAGGCTTACCCAAGTTTCCTTAGATcagtttcaaattatttttcaaaatcaactGCAGCGATTGTTGCAGTTTATGCAAGCACAACAGCTAAAAATGCAGATTTGCATAGAATTATCTTTGATGTCAATTTGGCAAAAGAAAAGGttgatgcagatacagatgtAGATATAATTGGTGTAGTAATTATGCTCTGTAAGTACTTCCATGAAGATCCAAATGAACTTTTGTTAAAGGTGAGCACCACTAATGTCGATACAGATGtctaatttatgaaaataatttgaaagttATGGTTTACTGATATGTTGATTCGTAATCCAGTAAGAAACATTTGATTGTATAAGACTCATAGtacactaaaaatatttttctttgaaggAAGATGAAGATGTGCCGTTGAACCCTTGCATTGTGGCACATGGTAATTAATTTGACtatttttgtgtgttatcaGTTGTAGTGcattactgtactgtactttgCCTTTTGTTAGGGCCAGATGTGTTAACCTCAAAaaggttttacatttttgtggACAAGAAGTGTGCTTTTGACTACATCAATTCTGCCCTTGAAGCTGTCACCTTACCATCTGCATGCTACTACGTGTTTAATGTAAGGTATCCTGAAGAAGTAAGCGCGACTCTGGAATTACTGCAAAGGTTAGTTCACGAGTATCTGTACCTTGTCACCATTGTTATTGTAAGCGGTAGCagatatttgtttgttgtttctactgtttatttaaaaaatagaatGCATTTTAGCTTGTTGAcatcaaagtattttttgctttcagaaATTTTGCTAATATTGACCCACTACATGGGAGCAAAACTAAGCATCCTGGCAAAAAAGCACGGAAAAAAGGAATTAATGGCAAACTGCTATCTTTCTACAACGCAATAAATAACTTCGAAGTACTTGTGTAAGAATAGTTGTGACCAGACATTTCTGTCaagtatttctgttttacCTGACCATTTTTCTTCGAGGACAATGTTGTTATTTGCATGTGATTTATACAGTTAGAAAATTGATTAGTCTGATGTAAAGTAGTTTGAGCACATTTTGTTTCATCGAAATGTGCATAACTATGTGTTTAAATGTGGTGCTGATGACTGCAACCCAAACTTCAGGAAGTATATATCACTTGTGTCTTACTATAAAAGAAAGCATAAgacaaaaccatatcaaagaACTTTTACTGAATCTGACATTTCTTGTGATTTGTATAAACGTGCACAGCCTGATTGTactctgaaatttttgagTAACCAACTGTACAATATTGTAAAACATGTCAAGTGTCATATTTTCAATGGTGAACTATAATTAACTGTCCGTATCACCACTGTCGtgcaaagtaaaataaataaaagtaattgtaaataaaaggCGGGTGATTGCTAgatttacttttaataaaGTAATGATTTTTGCATTAATACAGCTAATTATATGTAGAAAACATGTGTATAGGATCTGTAATAAACATACTatcattaatattttaacagtCTTATGCGTTAATTTACATAACGCGTTGTTTTCggaaaaaacaaattgctttgTGTAAAAGCACTTTACATCTTTTGAatgtaaaaatacataattttgtATGGCGACACTGCTGCCATACATTTAgatgtaaacaagaaaaaaatttttttacagtgtGGTACAAACCAACAGCTTAACTTTCACTGCTAAATTACATCTTGTAATCTTCGCACGAAATTCCAAAGGTACAAGGAAACGGCTGTCTTCATTCCAGTAATTTGTGTAGTAAACGATATTCTATGGAATTAATATCGATTTTGATATGCGACTTTAGAATGAAGTTTACAGATATAGACTCCTTAGCGCCATCTATGAGAAAAAGTTCTAGTTCGATAAAAATCCATCCACCAATTTCCGATTAAACAGGATCGCACTTAAAACTATCTACGAAAGTTTTACCAGTCAtcaataattttgttatgaGATATATTATATTAGCAACTGCAAAAAATTCCAGCAAATGTGATCTTGCCTGAATAAGCCTACGTTATATAGCCCATACGATGGGCCATAACGCCATGCTTTATAACTTGAACTACTGCCTTCTGCCGTAAAAATGGAAGTGGGCCATGTGACATTTTAATATATTGGTATGGCGGTTAACTGAGGGTAAATATGCTTACCTGGTAAATACGCTGAAGCCAACGCTGATGTAGACCTATAAAAATCGTTGCCATCCTCAGTAACTTATTTACAACACGTGATATAATCACTTATGTAACATGCAACGTTATTTGCTAATACATAAGCtaatttatttcatatttttagcCGAGTTATTTTTCGAGCAGTCGCACGGTGTAGCCTACACAGTTCTAAAATATTAATTCACCTAACCAGTACAAAATCGTTATTGTTATCTACCAAAGACTTCAGCTTGACAAGTTTTTTATCATTCAAAAGGTGATATACGGCCTCAAACGATGTATTACATGCTTGATGactacattttaaaaagttttatgggGCCATAGGCTTAAACTATATCAGCCAATGGTTGATCGGTTTTATATATCTGAAGAGAAAATATTTCGATACCATGCCAGGTTAataattgaaacaatttttaataGTTTACTATTTTTAAGTGAAATGAAACATTTACAGCTTTGGCAGTgctattgttgttttttagctTAGCCCATAATTTAATTACACAGAATCAAACTTcagcttttttatttacaaaattcattttgttaacaaaattGCACATCATTTTTATTAACaggtaaaagaaaatttaagttGTTTAGCTAATGTGCTGCCATCAATCATGTTGCTACATATGAAATGCTAGTTTTGTCCACTTAGTCCAGCAACAGAAAATCTTGAACGTCATCTAACGGCAACTACTGTAGGCTAGATCTCATTGTTCATATTTTGGTAAGAGCtaacaaataacaatattcTAATTATGTCATAAATTTATTGGAACACTGCAAGTGTAGCAAATCTCATACAATATCATGATTGATGCAGTAAAAATGATCCATATACCACAGTATGACGAGACGAACaaagattaaaaaattaagattGCAATGAAGTCAACGTAAACGAAATCGACAAAACCGTGCTGAAATACAAGCAAACGCAGTGGGAATAAAATCAAACGTCGCAAGAACGGCAAGTAATTCGTTGAACCAAATTGATATAATTTCAAACGTAGGCTATTTCCGAAAAATTAGACTACATTTTAAATTCcactttgaatattttttttgtctaTGTTTTCAAGATGGCGTCGGACCAGTTACTCAAACAAACCAGCAAGCTCTTAATTGCATGTGATACATTTGTGAATTTGATGACAATTGACGGCCTTTTAGTAACTCAATCTAGCCACCAGTATCATTAATTAATTGGGTAATAAATTGAAACTCGTGTGGGGATCATGATAGAATTGgcaattagttatataaattggcatttgcataagtttttgcattttctccagttagataaaattgaatatttagaCAGCTGTGTTACACTTGGTAAATtctgttattcaaacaaattgtATTTCTAACTGACATATTGGACGCAGATATAAGcatttcaagtagcattgttttcacggcgtaaagtttgaagtgtacttgatgaaacGTTTAGATGACGTAGAATGTATGCGATACGTGGTTTTAGGGTAGCAGTATAATAAtaacatggcgttagctgattggctgacgtgtatgatataaaaggTTAAGCTTGGTTCAAAGCGTCCTGGCTGCTCCGGCTGGCGAGGCTCTGCGAGGGCTTGTCCCTTCAGGACTTGCTAGTACTTCTCACGGTTTTTAGTTTTGGATCTGTTTTACGTTTTGGCTTATTCAGTATTGAATTCAAGTGATAGTTCTATTCAAAATGTGGAATGGTGATTAATTGGTTTCGATGTGACAACTTactcggacaatataacaattaaactttatgaagttggtgttgatttaagaagcaatatagagacagtaaacgcaacggagtcaaagacaatcattagCGGAGTCAAACAGTCAGACTTGGCTTAGGCCAGTCTAGAAATCAATCCACCACCCATTATTCCCATAAATGGTAACCCCGTCTTTCTTCTGCAAAAGAAGCAGAACACTGCACTTCTGAAAGATTCGATTTATGAAAGGTGAAAACAGGAGTCAGATTAGGATCGAGAGACAAACTGTATTCAACGGTCTGTTAGCGAGCGAATTGCGGCAGACATTTCAGAAATTCTCGAAGTATCCATTGGAAAGAATTCTCGCTAACGAACAATGACTGTCTCGCTGCTGGCGTTATGGATTGTGGCGGATGACAACGCTGGTCAACGCCGGAAAGCAACACAAGCAAGCTGCAAGCATCGCTCAAAGGAAAAATGGAAGACAACATCATCAAGAAGAACGAAACTGTCAATCTGTGTGGACACTTCTACAACATTTGGTTCTGCTCCCGATTAATTCTTAGCCGGTAAAGTACATTACTCATTTCTGAATAAATCGTAGCTTGTTATTGGTGTTATTAGATATTAGCGCACATATGTCATAATTATTAATAACAAACATATTAAATACGTTTCTTATTCTGATTTTACCTCATAAATTATGTCCCCACGGACAACGCGCACGTAAAAtcatactgtagttatatcTTATATTTGTTCTGCGTACTCCACGCATCATAAGCATAATCGAgaaatttcaatttgaattaaaagttaatgtaTTTCTTATCCCCTATCGACTTCTATCTATACttatttttcaataatatgttttgtggtagatgatttttattttatttttatttgcatggACACAGGCTAACTAAGCCAAATACTTATCAACGGTCACTTTCACCCATTGTCTACCTACAA comes from the Clavelina lepadiformis chromosome 5, kaClaLepa1.1, whole genome shotgun sequence genome and includes:
- the LOC143460353 gene encoding uncharacterized protein LOC143460353, with the translated sequence MLCKYFHEDPNELLLKEDEDVPLNPCIVAHGPDVLTSKRFYIFVDKKCAFDYINSALEAVTLPSACYYVFNVRYPEEVSATLELLQRNFANIDPLHGSKTKHPGKKARKKGINGKLLSFYNAINNFEVLV